In Nicotiana tabacum cultivar K326 chromosome 2, ASM71507v2, whole genome shotgun sequence, the following proteins share a genomic window:
- the LOC107799511 gene encoding 9-cis-epoxycarotenoid dioxygenase NCED1, chloroplastic-like → MASTTPASNTWIKPKLSMPSSRDLAYSSNSISLVKKQPNRQLPSINSSLQAPPILHFPKQSPNYQTPKTTTIPTSKPTTISYPKQESTNSSSSTTSPQWNLVQKAAAMALDAVESVLTKHELEHPLPKTADPRVQISGNFAPVPENPVSHSLPVTGKIPKCVQGVYVRNGANPLFEPTAGHHFFDGDGMVHAVQFKNGSASYACRFTETERLVQEKALGRPVFPKAIGELHGHSGIARLMLFYARGLFGLVDHSRGTGVANAGLVYFNNRLLAMSEDDLPYHVRVTPTGDLKTVGRFDFDGQLKSTMIAHPKLDPVSGELFALSYDVIQKPYLKYFRFSKNGEKSNDVEIPVEDPTMMHDFAITEKFVIIPDQQVVFKMSEMIRGGSPVVYDKNKVSRFGVLDKYAKDGEGLKWVEVPDCFCFHLWNAWEEPETDEIVVIGSCMTPPDSIFNECDEGLKSVLSEIRLNLKTGKSTRRAIIQKEEDQVNLEAGMVNRNKLGRKTRFAYLAIAEPWPKVSGFAKVDLFTGEVEKFIYGDNKFGGEPLFLPRDPNSKAEDDGYILAFVHNEKEWKSELQIVNAMTMKLEATVKLPTRVPYGFHGTFINAKDMANQA, encoded by the coding sequence ATGGCATCTACAACTCCTGCTTCAAATACATGGATTAAGCCCAAGTTATCAATGCCATCTTCAAGAGACTTGGCTTATTCTTCAAACTCCATTTCACTAGTTAAAAAACAGCCTAACAGACAACTTCCTAGTATTAATTCCTCACTCCAAGCTCCTCCAATTCTCCATTTTCCAAAACAATCTCCAAATTATCAAACACCCAAAACTACTACTATTCCCACTTCAAAACCAACCACAATTTCATATCCAAAACAAGAAAGTActaattcttcttcttctacaacAAGTCCTCAATGGAATTTAGTCCAAAAAGCAGCAGCAATGGCTTTAGATGCCGTGGAAAGTGTCTTAACAAAACACGAACTCGAACACCCTTTACCAAAAACAGCCGACCCACGTGTCCAAATTTCCGGGAATTTCGCTCCGGTACCGGAAAATCCCGTCTCTCACTCCCTTCCGGTCACCGGAAAAATACCCAAATGTGTTCAAGGCGTTTACGTTCGTAACGGCGCTAACCCGCTTTTCGAACCAACCGCCGGACACCATTTCTTTGACGGTGACGGCATGGTTCACGCCGTCCAATTCAAAAATGGCTCCGCAAGTTACGCTTGTCGTTTCACTGAAACTGAACGGCTCGTTCAAGAAAAAGCTTTGGGTCGTCCTGTTTTTCCTAAAGCCATTGGTGAATTACATGGCCACTCGGGAATTGCAAGGCTCATGCTTTTCTATGCACGTGGACTGTTTGGACTTGTTGATCACAGTAGAGGAACTGGAGTTGCAAACGCTGGTTTAGTTTATTTCAACAACCGTTTGCTTGCTATGTCCGAGGATGATTTACCGTACCATGTACGTGTAACACCAACTGGTGACCTTAAAACTGTCGGAAGATTCGATTTTGATGGTCAGTTGAAATCCACAATGATAGCTCACCCAAAACTCGACCCTGTTTCAGGGGAGTTATTTGCTTTGAGCTACGATGTGATTCAAAAACCGTACCTTAAGTATTTCAGGTTTTCGAAAAATGGGGAGAAATCCAATGATGTTGAAATCCCAGTTGAAGATCCAACAATGATGCATGATTTTGCTATTACTGAGAAGTTTGTTATTATTCCTGATCAGCAAGTGGTGTTTAAGATGTCTGAAATGATCCGGGGCGGGTCGCCTGTGGTTTACGATAAGAATAAAGTTTCAAGATTTGGTGTTTTGGACAAATATGCAAAAGATGGTGAAGGTTTGAAGTGGGTAGAAGTACCTGATTGTTTTTGTTTCCATTTATGGAATGCTTGGGAAGAGCCGGAAACTGATGAAATTGTGGTGATTGGTTCATGTATGACACCACCCGACTCGATTTTCAATGAATGTGATGAGGGATTAAAGAGTGTTTTATCAGAAATTCGGCTTAATTTGAAAACTGGAAAATcaacaagaagagcaattattcAGAAGGAAGAAGATCAGGTGAATTTAGAAGCAGGAATGGTGAACAGGAACAAACTTGGAAGGAAAACAAGGTTTGCATATTTGGCCATTGCAGAACCATGGCCAAAAGTTTCTGGCTTTGCAAAAGTAGACCTTTTTACTGGTGAAGTAGAAAAGTTTATTTATGGAGATAACAAGTTTGGTGGGGAGCCTCTGTTTTTACCAAGAGACCCTAACAGCAAAGCCGAAGATGATGGTTATATTCTTGCTTTTGTGCACAATGAGAAAGAATGGAAATCAGAGCTACAAATTGTGAATGCAATGACCATGAAATTAGAGGCCACAGTTAAACTTCCAACAAGAGTGCCATATGGTTTTCATGGTACGTTCATAAATGCCAAAGACATGGCAAATCAGGCATAA